The DNA sequence CAGTGAGGCGCGCATCAGCCCGTCGGCGCCGGAGCCGCCACCGGGCTTCCCGGGAACCGCTGCCCGGTCGTTGGCTGCCACTGCACTCCTCCGGTCGCAGGTTTCCGAGGCTCGGCCGACGCTCTGCCGTACGGCTGAGTTCGTACGGATGGGCGAGACCAGGGCAAAGTCTACCGGCGGTCCTCGTCCTCCCGTGGGGCCTCTCGGCGACGCGATCTCGGAAGGACGCGCAGCGCGTCGCCCATGTCGGCGACTTCGGTGACCTTCATACCGGCCGGGACCTTCCCGGGGTCGGCCGGCACGAGCGCGTGCGTGAAGCCCAGGCGGTGTGCCTCGGCCAGTCTGCGCTGCACCCCCGTGACCCGTCTGACCTCGCCCGCGAGGCCCACCTCACCGATCGCGACCAGGTTCTTCGGCAGCGGGGTGTCGCTCGCGGCGGAGGCGAGCGCGAGCGCCACGGCGAGGTCGGCGGCGGGCTCGGAGAGCTTCACGCCGCCGACCGTCGCGCTGTAGATGTCGCGCTTGCCGAGGGCGCTGATGCGGCCGCGCTGCTCCAGGACGGCCAGCATCATCGACACCCGGGACGTCTCCAGGCCCGACGTGGTGCGGCGCGGGGACGGGATCTGGGAGTCCACGGTGAGCGCCTGGACCTCGGCGACCAGCGGGCGGCGGCCCTCCAGGGTCACCGTCAGACAGGTGCCGGGCACGGGCTCGGCGCGGCGGGTGAGGAACAGGCCGCTGGGGTCGGCGAGCCCGACGATGCCCTCGTCGTGCAGCTCGAAGCAGCCGACCTCGTCCGTCGCCCCGTACCGGTTCTTGACGCCGCGGACCAGGCGCAGGCGCGCGTGCCGGTCGCCCTCGAAGTGGAGCACCACGTCCACGAGGTGCTCCAGGAGGCGGGGGCCCGCGATCGCGCCGTCCTTGGTGACGTGGCCGACCAGGAGCGTGGACATGCCGCGCTCCTTGGAAGCGCGGATGAGGGCCCCGGCGACCTCGCGGACCTGCGCCATGCCGCCGGGCGCGCCGTCGATCTCCGGGGACGCGACCGTCTGCACCGAGTCCAGGATCAGCAGCGAGGGCTTCACCGCGTCCAAGTGGCCGAGGATCGCGGCCAGGTCGGTCTCCGCCGCCAGATAGAGGTCGTCGGCGAGCGCGCCGATGCG is a window from the Streptomyces spectabilis genome containing:
- the radA gene encoding DNA repair protein RadA translates to MAARTKTAKDRPSYRCTECGWQTAKWLGRCPECQAWGTVEEYGAPAVRTTAPGRVTTSALPIGQVDGRQATARSTGVPELDRVLGGGLVPGAVVLLAGEPGVGKSTLLLDVAAKAATDDHRTLYVTGEESAGQVRLRADRIGALADDLYLAAETDLAAILGHLDAVKPSLLILDSVQTVASPEIDGAPGGMAQVREVAGALIRASKERGMSTLLVGHVTKDGAIAGPRLLEHLVDVVLHFEGDRHARLRLVRGVKNRYGATDEVGCFELHDEGIVGLADPSGLFLTRRAEPVPGTCLTVTLEGRRPLVAEVQALTVDSQIPSPRRTTSGLETSRVSMMLAVLEQRGRISALGKRDIYSATVGGVKLSEPAADLAVALALASAASDTPLPKNLVAIGEVGLAGEVRRVTGVQRRLAEAHRLGFTHALVPADPGKVPAGMKVTEVADMGDALRVLPRSRRREAPREDEDRR